One Bosea sp. 124 genomic window, GGATCGTTGGCGAGCGCGCGGGCGATCGCGGTGCGCTGCTGCATGCCCCCCGAAAGCTGCTTGGGAAAATGGTCGACGAAGCTCGATAGTCCGACCCTGTCTGCCCATTTGCGGGCGATATCGAGCCGTTCGCGCTCGGGCACGCCCTTCTCGCGCAAGCCAAAGGCGATGTTCTGCGCCACTGTCAGCCAGGGGAACAACGTGTAGCTCTGGAAGACAAAGCCGCGATCGGCGCCCGGGCCGGAAACGGGCACGCCGTCCAGCACGATCCTGCCCTCGCTCGCCGTCTCCAGCCCGCCGATGATCCGCAGCAGGGTGGACTTGCCGCAGCCGGAGGGGCCGAGGATGGCGATGAAGTCGTTGTCGCCGACCTTGAGCGAGGTCGGCATCAGGGCGCGGGTCGGCTGGCCGTTCGCTTGAGCCGGGAAGACCTTCCCGACATTCTCGACA contains:
- a CDS encoding ABC transporter ATP-binding protein; translated protein: MSKLLVENVGKVFPAQANGQPTRALMPTSLKVGDNDFIAILGPSGCGKSTLLRIIGGLETASEGRIVLDGVPVSGPGADRGFVFQSYTLFPWLTVAQNIAFGLREKGVPERERLDIARKWADRVGLSSFVDHFPKQLSGGMQQRTAIARALANDPKILLLDEPFGALDNQTRALMQEMLLGIWEREQKTVLFVTHDIEEAIFVGSRVVVMSARPGRIKADIAVDLPHPRPYTIKTTPEFVALKERLVEEIRAEVMASPH